From one Paramormyrops kingsleyae isolate MSU_618 chromosome 1, PKINGS_0.4, whole genome shotgun sequence genomic stretch:
- the LOC111842890 gene encoding solute carrier family 40 member 1-like produces the protein MENTGSRENRWGYFRDFFTSAKFLIYLGHALSTWGDRMWNFAVAVFLVELYGNSLLLTAVYGLVVAGSVLLLGALIGDWVDKNSRLKVAQTSLIVQNLAVVLCGVLLMLIFQFQDPLAELYSGWLLTACYIVIITVANIANLASTATSIAIQRDWVVVVAGEDRNKLADMNATVRIIDQLTNILAPMLVGQIMAFGSHFIGCGFISGWNLCSMCLEYCLLWKVFQKTPALAVKAGQKEEYVELSQLNPKQAMAETENPSEGSQLVNGAVAGKNDVAAEVSFCRRLWDPVRTFQAGWVAYYNQSIFLACLSLAFLYMTVLGFDCITTGYAYTQGLNGSILSLLMATSAVCGILGTVVFTRVRRRCGLVRTGFISGVAQLSCLLLCVASVFAPGSPFDLTVSPFQDLASQLVRGASALPEISPTVATVITTSLANSTTGGHDMEEMPQVDSYLSVGLLFTGVIAARVGLWSFDLTVTQLIQENVKESERGVINGVQNSMNYLLDLLHFIMVILAPNPEAFGILVIISVSFVAMGHAMYFCFAYRSLRSRLFLCFSPEQKTVTRAPSVSSV, from the exons atggaAAACACAGGATCCCGGGAAAATCGCTGGG GATACtttcgtgatttcttcacgtcgGCAAAGTTTCTCATTTACCTCGGACATGCCCTCTCTACATGG GGGGACCGCATGTGGAACTTCGCCGTGGCTGTGTTCCTGGTCGAGCTCTACGGGAACAGCCTGCTGTTGACGGCCGTGTACGGGCTCGTTGTGGCGGGGTCGGTGCTCTTGCTCGGAGCACTAATTGGAGACTGGGTGGATAAGAACTCCAGACTGAAAG TGGCCCAGACATCCCTGATTGTCCAGAACCTCGCTGTGGTGCTGTGTGGTGTCCTCTTGATGCTGATCTTCCAATTCCAAGATCCTCTTGCAGAACTCTACAGTGGCTGGTTGCTG ACGGCCTGCTACATCGTAATCATCACCGTAGCCAACATCGCCAACCTGGCCAGCACCGCCACCTCCATCGCTATCCAGCGGGactgggtggtggtggtggccgGTGAGGACCGGAACAAGTTGGCAG ACATGAACGCCACTGTGCGCATCATTGACCAGCTGACCAATATCCTGGCCCCCATGCTGGTGGGCCAGATCATGGCATTCGGCTCACATTTCATCGGCTGCGGCTTCATCTCTGGCTGGAACCTCTGCTCCATGTGCTTGGAGTACTGCCTGCTCTGGAAAGTCTTCCAGAAAACGCCAGCACTGGCAGTCAAAGCTGGACAGAAGGAGGAGTACGTGGAGCTCAGCCAGCTCAACCCCAAACAAG CCATGGCAGAGACAGAGAATCCATCGGAGGGCAGTCAGCTGGTGAACGGGGCAGTGGCAGGGAAGAACGATGTGGCTGCCGAGGTGTCCTTCTGCCGGAGGCTGTGGGACCCGGTCCGTACATTCCAGGCTGGCTGGGTGGCCTACTACAACCAGTCCATCTTCCTGGCTTGCTTGTCGCTGGCCTTCCTCTATATGACCGTTCTGGGTTTCGACTGCATCACCACCGGCTACGCCTACACCCAGGGCCTCAATGGCAGCATCCTCAGCCTGCTTATGGCCACCTCAGCGGTTTGTGGGATCCTCGGTACCGTGGTCTTCACCCGTGTCCGCCGGCGCTGTGGCCTGGTCCGAACGGGCTTCATCTCTGGCGTGGCCCAGCTCTCCTGCCTCCTACTCTGCGTGGCTTCCGTCTTCGCACCAGGAAGCCCCTTCGATCTCACTGTCTCACCCTTCCAGGACTTGGCCAGCCAGCTAGTTAGGGGCGCTAGTGCCCTGCCAGAAATCAGCCCCACCGTGGCGACTGTGATCACTACCAGTCTGGCCAACAGCACCACAGGAGGACATGATATGGAGGAGATGCCACAGGTGGACTCCTACCTTTCAGTTGGCCTCCTCTTTACTGGGGTCATTGCTGCTAGAGTGG GTCTCTGGTCTTTTGACTTGACTGTGACTCAGCTAATACAGGAGAACGTGAAGGAATCTGAAAGAGGGGTCATCAATGGTGTCCAGAACTCCATGAACTACCTCCTTGACTTGCTGCACTTCATCATGGTCATTCTGGCACCAAACCCAGAAGCCTTTGGCATTCTGGTCATCATATCTGTCTCTTTTGTCGCCATGGGTCATGCTATGTACTTCTGCTTTGCCTACAGGAGCCTCAGGTCGCGCCTGTTCTTGTGTTTTTCTCCAGAACAGAAAACCGTGACTCGTGCGCCCTCGGTCTCTTCCGTTTAG